GGCTTTGATGCAGAGCCTGATGTCTCTCATGTAGAAATCCCTCCCCCTTCCAAAAGCGAGCGGCCGTGTCCATGCATAGGAACATAGTTCAGTctttttgctgctgtttgtgtgtcacactgATGAGAGAATGTCCTGGTTGTGGACATCCTTCCTCTTGGCACTAATAACTGATGACCCACGTCTCACATGgcatattgttttttaaaaggtaaACAGATTTAAAAGAGAAGATAAATGGACAATTGAAtctacacaaagacacatttccTCTGCAGTCGAGGATCTTTTATCTGCTCTCTCGGTTTTTTTAATAAGAATAATGAATCCTTACTCTCTATTCCTCTAATGCTCATTTTTACTTGATACATTTTGGACCATCGTTTGAATAACTGAAACGGCTTTTTGCATCGTGGATGCATGGATGCAATCGACGATGCATTTTTGTGTTGCAGTTACTTTAGTTACTTCTATCAGCTCTTTGCTGCTGATTCCATACGCTGACCTTAGGCATGCATCCAGTACCCCACAAATACACTCACAATAAATATATGGACTTAATAATGAGACATTAGAAAGTTGAGATGTGATTGACTGATCTAGTATTACAGATTGGATGTTTGACCTGCTTTTCCAGTATTGGATTTTTACTTTGTGGTCCTTTTTTTGGCAGTTTTTTGGCACATATTTGAGGCATGAGGCAACTCTGACCTTAGAAGTTAtaacatttctttcttcttttaaccCTTCGAACCCCAAAACCCGCCAGCGGGAGCTAAAACCTAATCAATCGACAACACTACACCTGTTATCCGAGCTAGAAGGTGTAAAAAATAAGCGCTTAAAAAATCTTCCTTGGAAAAAACCTTTTTGCTTTCAATAGATTCTGTTAGAAAACATAAATTCTGAGCTCCTAACAGCAAATACGAAGCTGTAACTGACTGATTTGAGACCAACagtcatttgaaaaaagaatCTCTGAATtttgctgaacagcagagaggctgGAAGAGGGTTTTAAGAAAGTGAATTGATCAATGAGTTCATGGCCAGTCTCCAGGTTCTTCAACCTCAGTAACACCTGTTGTCACTTTGGAGAAACGATGCATGTATAGTTTCCAGCTTTACATGGTTTGCAATATTAGATTATCAAagattttcacatttttatgcCACGATAATCTCTTATGTTTGAGTTTGTGGTTGTGTTGTTTCCATTAGAGGAGCAGGACTTTTATCGAAGGGTGAAAATCCAAGAGCAAAACACCACAAACTGCACAAGATTAGAAGGTTAATCAAAAACCGTTTTGGTGTTTCAATGCGTTTCAGCAAGTAGCGTCTTTCAACCTCCAttcttcatttgtctttttcatctACAGGAAGTCGCTCTGCGCCTCGTTGGAGAGCTGGCTGACGGCCACCTCGCTGTGGGTGGATCCTTTGAGTATCCTGGCCGTCTGCTTGGGGCTGTACGCCGGGAAGTTCTCCCCCCCGCCGGCTCTCTCGGGGCAGGGGCAGTGTCTGCAGGCCCCGTGGTTCTCCTGCAGCCCGTTGGACATCCTGGTGGAGTTGCACTCCTCCAAGTGATGGGACTGCCTGAAAGATCCCTTCTGCGGCGAGCCAGGCGGACCAAGACCACCGCAGATGGTGGTCCGGCAGAGGGCCACGTCCCGACACAGGGACTTGCGGAAGTTGGGCTTGAAGACCAGGTAGACGATGGGGTTGTACAGGGTGGAGGACTTGGCGAAGATGGCCGCCAGAGCGAAGGCCATGGGCGGCACGGCCGTCGGGTCGCCGAACGCCGCCCACATGGACACGAGCGCGTACGGACTCCACGCCACCAGGAAGCCGATGCAAACTGCCACGGAGAGCTGGAAAGGAGGACACAATATAAGGTCAAAACAAAGGTGTTTCAGGTGCAACTGTTCTCCCTGACAAGCGTCCAGCAGCCTCCTGGCGCACAGAGGATCGAGCAGCTGACAGCGGACGAAGGGCAATTTGGTCGGACAGAAGGTCTGGTGAAAACCTTTTAAGTTCTTTGCAAGATGTATTCGGCTCATCTTATTGAATACGGGTCTCCAACCTTTTAAGCCTTACGGGTAAATGTTAGACATGTAAGACAATATTTGGCGGACCGGTCTTGGAGATGTGGCGGATTAACATGACGAAATAACTGGCCGACGGGGGGTGGTAGTTGTTGCAGACGAACCAATACGGATAGGCGGGGGTAGTTGGATGTCAGTAGTCGCAAAGGTACCAAAAGGCCCCTAAGGTACCGGTCAGCAGCACCATGCGAGTCATGGGTGGACCCTGTGCACTACACAGCTCTCTCCTCTGGTACCTCACCAGGCCTCAGCTTCATTTCCACTCCTTCACTACAAAAGGGGGCGTGAACTGCTCAACTAGCACCGGACTTTGACAGGGAACGCCGATGCTTTCCGTATCGCTGACGTTTCTACGTTCTAACTCCTTTAAAAAGCCGGCGGTTTGTCCTGAGAAGACACCACGCGCGAAGGGAAGCACCCACCTTGATGATCAGCGACTGTGCGCTGGCGATCTTGTTCTGCGGGGACACGTGCTGCTGCACGGCCTGCCGGGACCCCCGCACGGTAAGCAGGATGAAGGTGTaggagaggaagatgatggtGCAGGGCACGACgtagcagaagaagaagaggcagatgaTGTAGCTCATGGCCGCTGCGCCTTTGCTTGGCGCTTCCCAGCTGATGCAGCACGCCGTGCCGTAGGGCTCGGCGCCGTACTCGCCCCAGCCCGACAGCGGGCCCACCGCGAAGACGCCCGCGTAGCACCACACGCCGGCCACC
This sequence is a window from Pungitius pungitius chromosome 1, fPunPun2.1, whole genome shotgun sequence. Protein-coding genes within it:
- the opn7b gene encoding opsin 7, group member b; the protein is MGNASEAFLLVSRISKGNDFLMGTLYTVFGVLSMLGNGILLFVAYRKKSSLKPAEFFVVNLAISDLGMTLTLFPLAIPSSFAHMWLFNRTTCMAYAFCGVLFGLSSLTNLTMLSCVCWLKVCCPHYGNRFSFCHACLLVAGVWCYAGVFAVGPLSGWGEYGAEPYGTACCISWEAPSKGAAAMSYIICLFFFCYVVPCTIIFLSYTFILLTVRGSRQAVQQHVSPQNKIASAQSLIIKLSVAVCIGFLVAWSPYALVSMWAAFGDPTAVPPMAFALAAIFAKSSTLYNPIVYLVFKPNFRKSLCRDVALCRTTICGGLGPPGSPQKGSFRQSHHLEECNSTRMSNGLQENHGACRHCPCPERAGGGENFPAYSPKQTARILKGSTHSEVAVSQLSNEAQSDFL